In the genome of uncultured Sphaerochaeta sp., the window AGGCCAGCAAACCAACAATAAGAACCGGTATGGACCACCCAAGAATCTTGCCTCCGTTTCCGGCCTTGGGAGCTTGGCTGATATCGCTGAGGTCTGTGTCGATTTTTCCTTCTTCGATGGCTTGGACTGTCCTGATGATGCCTTCCTGATGACCCGCCCCAATGACCGCCAGTTTCTTCGAACCGGGTGCAAGATAGATGCTGGTGGCAAGGTAGCGGTCACGCTCATCGATGAGCACAGCCTTGACCGCAGGGAGCTCCTTGGCCATCTCATCCATCATGCTTTGCATGACATCGGCTTTTTTGAGTTCCGCCATGTCTTCTTCGCTGATTTTCTCATTGCTGAAGACGGCACTGATGATGGTGGCGATCAACTTGGCCTTGTTCCAAAGATTGGATTTTCTCCAGGCGCGCTGGAAAGTTACTTGGATTTCCCGGTCGCAGAGGGAGTAGGGAATTTCCTTCTCCTTGGCCAGTCGGGCTGCGCTGAGAATCTCTTCGCCGGGAGCGCTGCCGGATTGGTTTCCCATTCGCTTCTGGAAGGAAGCAAGTGCCATGTTGGCAAGCAGCAGAAAACCCTTGTTCTCCTTGAGCACTTTCTTGACATCCATATTGGACCAGGAGGATTGGTCCTCCTTGTTTTTCATCCTGCCGTCGTCAAGCTCCAGGCAGATATGGTCGGGGTTCTCAGCCTCAATGGCCAGAGCCACCTCGTCAACGCTCTCCTTGGAGACATGGGCCGTCCCCACCAAGAGGATTTGTTTGCCGTCGGAGAGGGTGAGGCGATGGAACGTATCGCTCAGTTTTTCATCAATCATGCTGACAACTATACTCAAGGTAAGGGAGAGAAACAAGGGAATTTGACAGGCGTACAGTATTCGGATAGAGTTTTGCTCACATGGACACACTTTGGTATCTGGCAAAATTGGCTTTGGCGTTGCTGCTTGGCGTCGCTGCCGCCCGCACTCTCGGCATACATCGTTTCACAAGGGTTTCCGCCTATGCACAAACGGTGCTGGTCTGGTTGCTTTTGTTCTTCATGGGAGTGAACACCGGGGGGATTGAGGGGATCAGCTCGCAGTTCGGTACGATTGGGCTTTCCGCCCTGGTTTTGACCCTTCTGGCAGTTGCAGGGACCATTCTGGTCTCCCTGATTTTCTCCTTTCTGCTCTCTCCCTCGTCCAAGGAAGAAGGGATAGCCATCGCCAAGCGTAAGGAGCAGAGTCTGTTGCGCAGGTTCTATGACATCATCAAGGAACCGATGCTGCTTGTTGGCATTGTGCTTGTCGGGCTTGCTCTCCGGTTGGGTACCAACCTTTTCTCATGGTTTGACAGCTCTCTGGTCACCTATCTGCTCTACACCCTGCTGTTTTTCGTAGGGATGGGCATGGTCCACAAGAAGATCAGTTTCAAAGGGGTCTTTGCCGATCGCAGCCTCTTCCTGTTGCCCCTCTATACCATTGCCGGTACCTATCTTGGAGCTCTTTTGGCGCCTTTGCTGACTCCGTATACCCTATCAGAGGCGATGGGAATGCTCAGTGGTTTTGGGTGGTACTCCCTTTCAGGAATTTTGATCAGTGATCTGGGTTTTCCTGTGCTGGGTTCAATCTCATTTCTTTCCAACCTGCTGAGGGAGAGCTTTTCCTTCTTTCTCATTCCACTTTTCGGTCGGTTGGGAAAACGGTTCTACTATCCGGCTGTCTGCAATGCAGGGGCGACCAGTATGGATGTTACCCTTGTGCTGCTCTCCTCCCACTTCGGGACACGAACCATGGTGGGCTCCATCTACCATGGGGTGATCATGAGCCTTGCCGCCCCGCTGCTGATTCCGTTCTTTTTCTAGCTGGCAATCCAGAGTTGTGCGACAATGGCAAGAGGATTTTCCTTGATCAGTCGCACATAGATTCGGTTCGGCCCGTCAAAGAGCATCGGTATCTGGTCAATCATTGTTTGGAGGTTCTCGGATACAGCCAGCTGGAGAAACGTATAGGTGCCCGGATCAATTTGGTAGGGATCCTGATGGGGAGGCATTGCAAGGCCTTGTTCGACCAAGCTTCTCATCTCCTCTCCGGGAGGGTTCTGGATACCGGCAAAGAGTAGGCTCAGGGTGGAAGAGAGAGCCAGGCATCCTTCAGATCCAACATCGGCTGAATCGAGGAAGGAGACCATCTGCTGGTATGCACTCTCTCCATCGGAAGCATCGAAGGGTGCTTGTGTATAAGGGACGGCTTGCTGGAGATGCAAGATCATGGATTTGGCTGTTTGCATGGGAGATACTGTAGCAGAATGAAAACAGAGGGTAAAGTGGACTCCTTGTCCTATGTCCTGCAGAGACGGCGCAACAGCCGCCACATCACCATCCGGGTGCTTCCTGATGGCTCGGTGAAGGTAAGCGCTCCCTATGGAGTCTCCTTGGCATCCATTGAACGGGTGATTGTCAACAACAAGGCAAAATTGATCTCCACAATCGAGACCCAACGCAGGCTGCTGCATACGTATCAGGAAGGGGAAACCTTCCTGTTTGCCGGAGAGCCTCTTGTGCTGAATCTGATCAAATCGGAGAAGAACTCCATAGCTGTTGAAGGGAACCATCTGTTGGTGGGCTATGCAGGAGAAGAACCGCAATCCTCGGTGGTATGTACCTTGATAAAGGAACTCTATCGCCAGCAGGTCAAGCTGCGACTTGGCAACTGGGTACCCTTCTGGGCAAATCGTCTTTCACTGCATATTCCTCCCTATGGAGTGCATGATGCAAAAAGTCGTTGGGGAAGTTGTTCCGCAAAGGGCAGATTAAGCTTCTCCTTGCGCTCCCAGATCCTCAACGACGAGCAATTCTCCTATCTGGTACTGCATGAGATGGCACATCTTGTACACTTCAACCACTCAGCGCAGTTCCATGCATTGCTCAAGGAGCAGATGCCTTCCTACAAGGAGATCCAGAAATCAGTCTTTGCCCTGCAAAAGGAAAGTCAGCTTTGTCCGTGATTCACAACGCGCACATTATTGTGTATCTTGGAAGGAGAGGAGATAGTGCAGTATGAAACCTGATACATTGGCAGACGGAGTATTTCGTGTTGCAGCAAAAATCGGCAACCGTGACCTGTTTGAAGGTATATGGCCCATCCCCGATGGAGTGATGTTGAACTCCTATGTGGTAAAGGGAAGTGAAAAGCGGGCCCTGATCGACTTGGTGAAGGATTGGGATGGTGCTCTGGCTGCGGTCAATGAGCAACTCGATGATCTGGCGGTGGGACCGGGAAAACTGGATTACATCGTGATCAACCACATGGAACCCGATCATACCGGTGCGATGGCTCGCATTGTTGCTGCCTACCCGGAAGTTGAGATCCTCTGCTCGGCAAAAGCAGTCCCCCTGATCAAGCACTTCTATAAGATTGAGAAGCATGTACGCGCTGTGGCTGATGGTGAGAAACTCGACCTTGGCGGAAAGACCTTGCAGTTCCTGATGACGCCGAACATCCACTGGCCCGAAACCATGATGACCTACCTTGAGGAGGACCAGATCCTCTTCAGCTGTGACGCTTTCGGTTCCTTCGGCCGCTATGAGAGCTGCTTCGATGATGAGTTGACCGAGGAAGAGAAGATGAAGCTTTTCAGTGAGACTGAGCGCTACTATGCGAACATCGTCTCCTCCTTCTCCTCGTTTGTCACGCGCGGCATAGCAAAGCTTGCTCCGCTTGGCATCAGGATGGTTGCACCAAGCCATGGCGTGGTCTGGAGGAAAGAGCCCGAGAAGATCATCAACTGGTATGGGACCCTTGCAACTTATATGAATGGACCCCGTGAGAAGGAAGTTGCGGTGGTATGGTCAAGCATGTATGGCAATACGGAAGCATTGCTTTCTTCCATTGTTGACGGGATTGAGAGTGAGGGAATTCCTGTACACGTACTGCAGGTTCCCCAGACCCATGAATCCTTTGTGCTGGAGAAAGTCTGGCGCAGCGAAGGCTTGGTGATCGGGATGCCCACCTATGAGTACAAGATGTTCCCCCCGATGTACCACGTCCTGGACATCCTTGAGAGAAGCCATGTTCAAGGAAGGAAGACCCTGCGCTTCGGTTCCTTCGGCTGGTCAGGAGGGGCACAGAAGCAGTTTGATGAGTTCTCCACCCTCATGAAGCTCGACTGCAAGGGTGTGATCGAATATCAAGGTGCTCCGACAGAGGAAGACAAGAAGAAAGCCTATGAGCTTGCCAAGGCTATGGCCAAGGAAATCAAGGGCTGACAAACACAAGGCTGCTGGTCGGAGGTCCCGGTCAGCAGCCATTTTATTACTGCTATCCTTGTCCTTTTCCTTGTATTGTCCAATTGTGTCCGCTATGCTGAGAACATCCTGTGCATCCCAGGGGCCTCATGCAAAACGGTCGGACGTCAAAACTCATCCTCACCTTTCTCTGTGCAATGCTTTTCATTGCCTGTGATTTGTTCTATTCCCCGCCCGGCGTGCTGCAAAGCTCCCGGCAAGCGGGCACCTACCTTGAGCCAATTGCGATTACCCTCTCGAGCAACCATTCCAAGGCAATCCATTACACGACTGACGGGTCACTGCCTACGTTGGACAGCCCCCGCTACACAACTCCCATCACCCTCACCAAGACAACACAGGTGCAAGCCATTGCAATAGACAGCAATGATAAGGTGATGCAACGAAAAATCTGGAACTACGTCGTGCGAGGGACTCCTCACTTCTCCCCAACCCTTTCAGTGGCCGAACAAAGGATCTACCATGTCTCGGACCAGTATGAGTACAGCACAGACGACGGGAACACCTGGCAAGCTTGTACAGGACTCTCCCAATCCCTCCCTTCGCTTTCAGTAGGCAATATGGTTCATGTCAGACACAAGGTGGTGCAGGACGACAGCTACTACCTTGGGGAAGTGTTCGACTTAACTGGTCCTGATCTGGTAGCTGGAAGCTGCTATATTGCTTCTGCAAACCTGAGTGTGCCTTCAATACATGAATGGAGTGCTCAGCGTTTTGACGCTGATCTTTTGGACGGCACCGCCACCATAGCCATTCCCACCATAACCAATGCCGGCAATGCTACTTTCACCGGTTCGGCCATCATCGACTTTTATGCATCCTCAGACCCTTTCATCACCGAAGAGGACCAACTCTTCCTTTCGGTAGAGACCTTTGATTTCACGCTGGATCCCAACCAAACATACGGAGCCTCCCAAGATGGCTCATGGCCGGCCAATGCATATTGGCTTTGGGGTCTTATCATGACAGTGGATGGGGTTCGTCAGTTAACGTATCAAGTCAGTACTTTGGAAGGGTTTCAGTATATAGGGTACCATCTCAGAACAGAGAAGTCGGAACTGCTAAAGCAGAACAACTGGACTACGTCGCAACATGTTGACTCGATCTTCTTTTCGGAAAGCGAGGCTGACACGACGGATGGTGCTTTCAAGATGGTGAACTCCTGGGGCGTCGGAGGAAGATGGGAACATATTCCAGATGGTGCGTACTACCTTCCCTTTGATGCTGCCGTTGCCTTGAAGATGCACATCTACTACTCATTGAACACAGTCGAAACGGTATATGAGCCCTTCCTGCTTGCTTCCTTTGACTTGTCTCACCCAAACAGGGAGACTTGCCTGGTCAGTATCGGAGTGGGGGATCCAGAGCATCCCCTCATGGAAAAACGGTTGCAGTCGATTTCTGACATAAATAATGTAGGCCTTGTACGAGCCGGAGGACCCAATCCCTATCCTGATACTACGATGGTCATGGATATCAGCGAGTTCGCCCCCTATATCGCCACCAACGACATCTTCATCAGAATTGACAACCGAGACGAGGGAGAAAAGGCAACCCTTTCTTCCTTCTTGGTGGAGCTGTACGACGACTATTCTATTGATCCTGCAGATGCAGCACAAATCCTTGATTTTCCTCTAGAAGGCTCTTCTCCTACAGTGGCAGCAAGAGAGAACAGAACTTTCCTGATCAGCACAAGCAGGGATTTGGAGCAAGACAGTCTTCCCCTGCTTCACACACAGAGCCGAAGCATGACTCAGCCGCTTCCCATCCAGCGTCCGCTCAGTGAGGAGGAGATTCAAGCAATTCTTGCCTTGCAGGCTCCTGCAAGCAGAAGCAGCAGAAGCCAAGATGACTTTGCATCCAAAGGTTTGGTTCCTCCTACTGAGGTTGAGCTGAGGAGCATGAGAACCTTGGATGTGGGTACCCGCTGGTATCCAGGTGATCTTCCCTTGGAAGTTGACTGGAGCCAGAGTCCCTACTTCCCCCCGATAGGGAACCAGGGAGTGAAAGGAAGTTGTTCGGCCTTCACGAGTGCTTACTACATCCACACCTTCAGTGAGGCGCGTGAGCATGGATGGGATCTCAGTGGTGCAGAGTGGGAAGGCACTGGATCAGGCTATCCCTCAGTTGAGTATCAGGATAGGATCATGAGTCCGGATTTCAGCTACCATCTTACCAGCCAAGCTCCAGGGTCATCGATAGCTGCTCTTCAATCCGTATTGGACCGCATAGGGTCGAGTACCTGGAAAACCACTGGGTATGATGTGGTTAATGATGAGGATCCCTCGTCCGACTATGAGTATCCCTGGCCAACAGAAGAAGCTTTTCGGGAAGCAGCCCAGTATCGTAGCAGAAGAAGTGATGGGAACTACTTTGATGAGAACTCGGTGGGTCTCATTGTCCTCGATGACCCAGCAAAGTTAGACATCGTACAACAGCTGCTTGCCAGTGGGTATTGTCTGGCCACCAGCATTCACGCACAAAGCTTTTATGCTAGTGAACATCAGTGGATGAATGAGCAGGATGTGGTTGATCTCTCTGATGCAGATGAAACTGATATTGTGTATTCCAGTCGTAACCCAAACCATGCCCAGACCATAGTCGGCTACAAGTCAGGATTGGCTTGGTCTCCGTAAGGAAGCCTCTCTGACAAAGGCCTCAAAGAGAGGAGCCATAGCTTCTCCCAGGGTTTCCGGGTGCCATTGCACTCCGACGCACCAAGGGCCATCGATAGCCTCAAACGCCTCAATGGAACCATCTGAAGCAAGAGCTGTGACGTTCAGGGCATCGGAAGGAGTGTGTACCAGCTGATGATGCAGGCTGTTTACTCCTAGCTCTGGTTTCTTGAGAAGAGAGAAAAGTACGCTGTCTCGCTCTATTGTCACCTGATGGCTGACCCTGTTCCAGTGCTCCAGATCGGGGTGGTGAACAGCCCATCCCTCCCGCTCCTTGTAGTCTTGGTGAAGGGTTCCTCCCTCGGCCACATTGATCAGTTGCATGCCACGGCAAATTCCCAGTATGGGCTTTTGCGCTTGTCGCCCTTGGTGATAGAGCGCAAGGTGAAATGCATCGGCATCGAGGTCGGAAGGTCCGCAGAGAGGGGTCCTCTCTTGCTTGTAGAACGAAGGGTCGATATCTGCACCTCCTGCAAAGAGCACGCCGTCACAGAGTTGGATCAGCTGCTCAAGATTTGTAGTGGTGGGGGAAAGCAGAATGACCAGAGCACCCGCCTGTTGGAGACAGGTGGTGTAGCCCTCGTTGGTGAAGATCCTTCTGAGGGTGGGGAAGGCGGAGCTTGCCGGAGCCTGTTCATAGGTTCCGGCAATGCCGATGACCGGCCTTCTCATTCGATGATGGAAAGCAGGTGTCGGGTAAACCCGCTGATG includes:
- a CDS encoding TraB/GumN family protein, with translation MIDEKLSDTFHRLTLSDGKQILLVGTAHVSKESVDEVALAIEAENPDHICLELDDGRMKNKEDQSSWSNMDVKKVLKENKGFLLLANMALASFQKRMGNQSGSAPGEEILSAARLAKEKEIPYSLCDREIQVTFQRAWRKSNLWNKAKLIATIISAVFSNEKISEEDMAELKKADVMQSMMDEMAKELPAVKAVLIDERDRYLATSIYLAPGSKKLAVIGAGHQEGIIRTVQAIEEGKIDTDLSDISQAPKAGNGGKILGWSIPVLIVGLLAYGFLNLGQAEGIKMFGYWLATNMTFTALGAILSLAHPLNTLLSILSAPLTSLHPGIGVGMVSGVLQATLRKPKVRDFENLGDDATTFRGWYRNRVLHTLLVFLFTSLGASIGNVVIFPILLSMLG
- a CDS encoding lysine exporter LysO family protein, encoding MDTLWYLAKLALALLLGVAAARTLGIHRFTRVSAYAQTVLVWLLLFFMGVNTGGIEGISSQFGTIGLSALVLTLLAVAGTILVSLIFSFLLSPSSKEEGIAIAKRKEQSLLRRFYDIIKEPMLLVGIVLVGLALRLGTNLFSWFDSSLVTYLLYTLLFFVGMGMVHKKISFKGVFADRSLFLLPLYTIAGTYLGALLAPLLTPYTLSEAMGMLSGFGWYSLSGILISDLGFPVLGSISFLSNLLRESFSFFLIPLFGRLGKRFYYPAVCNAGATSMDVTLVLLSSHFGTRTMVGSIYHGVIMSLAAPLLIPFFF
- a CDS encoding SprT family zinc-dependent metalloprotease, with the translated sequence MKTEGKVDSLSYVLQRRRNSRHITIRVLPDGSVKVSAPYGVSLASIERVIVNNKAKLISTIETQRRLLHTYQEGETFLFAGEPLVLNLIKSEKNSIAVEGNHLLVGYAGEEPQSSVVCTLIKELYRQQVKLRLGNWVPFWANRLSLHIPPYGVHDAKSRWGSCSAKGRLSFSLRSQILNDEQFSYLVLHEMAHLVHFNHSAQFHALLKEQMPSYKEIQKSVFALQKESQLCP
- a CDS encoding FprA family A-type flavoprotein — translated: MKPDTLADGVFRVAAKIGNRDLFEGIWPIPDGVMLNSYVVKGSEKRALIDLVKDWDGALAAVNEQLDDLAVGPGKLDYIVINHMEPDHTGAMARIVAAYPEVEILCSAKAVPLIKHFYKIEKHVRAVADGEKLDLGGKTLQFLMTPNIHWPETMMTYLEEDQILFSCDAFGSFGRYESCFDDELTEEEKMKLFSETERYYANIVSSFSSFVTRGIAKLAPLGIRMVAPSHGVVWRKEPEKIINWYGTLATYMNGPREKEVAVVWSSMYGNTEALLSSIVDGIESEGIPVHVLQVPQTHESFVLEKVWRSEGLVIGMPTYEYKMFPPMYHVLDILERSHVQGRKTLRFGSFGWSGGAQKQFDEFSTLMKLDCKGVIEYQGAPTEEDKKKAYELAKAMAKEIKG
- a CDS encoding chitobiase/beta-hexosaminidase C-terminal domain-containing protein; the protein is MQNGRTSKLILTFLCAMLFIACDLFYSPPGVLQSSRQAGTYLEPIAITLSSNHSKAIHYTTDGSLPTLDSPRYTTPITLTKTTQVQAIAIDSNDKVMQRKIWNYVVRGTPHFSPTLSVAEQRIYHVSDQYEYSTDDGNTWQACTGLSQSLPSLSVGNMVHVRHKVVQDDSYYLGEVFDLTGPDLVAGSCYIASANLSVPSIHEWSAQRFDADLLDGTATIAIPTITNAGNATFTGSAIIDFYASSDPFITEEDQLFLSVETFDFTLDPNQTYGASQDGSWPANAYWLWGLIMTVDGVRQLTYQVSTLEGFQYIGYHLRTEKSELLKQNNWTTSQHVDSIFFSESEADTTDGAFKMVNSWGVGGRWEHIPDGAYYLPFDAAVALKMHIYYSLNTVETVYEPFLLASFDLSHPNRETCLVSIGVGDPEHPLMEKRLQSISDINNVGLVRAGGPNPYPDTTMVMDISEFAPYIATNDIFIRIDNRDEGEKATLSSFLVELYDDYSIDPADAAQILDFPLEGSSPTVAARENRTFLISTSRDLEQDSLPLLHTQSRSMTQPLPIQRPLSEEEIQAILALQAPASRSSRSQDDFASKGLVPPTEVELRSMRTLDVGTRWYPGDLPLEVDWSQSPYFPPIGNQGVKGSCSAFTSAYYIHTFSEAREHGWDLSGAEWEGTGSGYPSVEYQDRIMSPDFSYHLTSQAPGSSIAALQSVLDRIGSSTWKTTGYDVVNDEDPSSDYEYPWPTEEAFREAAQYRSRRSDGNYFDENSVGLIVLDDPAKLDIVQQLLASGYCLATSIHAQSFYASEHQWMNEQDVVDLSDADETDIVYSSRNPNHAQTIVGYKSGLAWSP
- a CDS encoding gamma-glutamyl-gamma-aminobutyrate hydrolase family protein (Members of this family of hydrolases with an active site Cys residue belong to MEROPS family C26.) codes for the protein MRRPVIGIAGTYEQAPASSAFPTLRRIFTNEGYTTCLQQAGALVILLSPTTTNLEQLIQLCDGVLFAGGADIDPSFYKQERTPLCGPSDLDADAFHLALYHQGRQAQKPILGICRGMQLINVAEGGTLHQDYKEREGWAVHHPDLEHWNRVSHQVTIERDSVLFSLLKKPELGVNSLHHQLVHTPSDALNVTALASDGSIEAFEAIDGPWCVGVQWHPETLGEAMAPLFEAFVREASLRRPSQS